DNA from Mycolicibacterium alvei:
CGAGGGAGCTGCCCCACAACACCTTCGGGTCGGAATGCCGGTCACCGCGGTGTTCCGGCCGGTCGACAACAGCGACCCGGACAGCCCGTATCTGACCATCTTCACCCCTAGCGAGGAGCACGCATGACCGGACTACTGGACGGCAAGGTGGCCCTGGTGACCGGGGCCGGCCACGGCATCGGTCGCGGCCATGCCCTGGAGTTGGCCAAACACGGCGCCACCGTGATCATCAACGACCTGGGCACCAGCCTATCGGGTGAGGGCACTGGGAAGGTGGCCGACGAGGTGGTGCAGATCATCGAAAGCCGCGGCGGTAAGGCGGTTTCCGACTTCAGCGATGTCGGCGACGAGGAGCAGGTCGACCTCGCGGTGGAGCGGGCGTACTCGCAACTCGGCCGGTTGGACATCGTGGTCAACAATGCCGGCATCGTGCGCGACAAGGCGATCTGGAACATGACCCTCGATGATTTCGACCTGGTGATGCGGGTGCACGTGCGGGGCAGCTGGCTGACCAGCCGCGCGGTGGCACGCAAGTGGCGGGACGAATCGAAGGCCAACGGCAGCACGGTATATGGCCGCATCATCAACACCACGTCCGGCGCGGGCCTGCACGGCCACTTCGGTCAGACGAACTACAGTGCCGCCAAGGCTGCCATCGTGGGACTCACCCAGACCTTGAGCCTGGAACTGGCGTCGATCGGCGCGACCGTAAACGCGATCAGCCCGGGCGGTCGGACCCGGATGTCCGCCTCCATGCCCGGTGCGCAGGCACCGATCGAACCCGATGAACGCGCCGAAGATGAGTTCGACCCGAAGGACCCGTCGCTGGGCTCACCGGTGGTGGCGTGGCTGGCCAGCCCCGAGGCCGGCCACATCAGCGGTCAGGTGATCCGCGCGATGGGCGAGAATATCCAGCTGCTCAAGGGCTGGCATCCGGTGGCCTCGGTGTCCAACGGCCAGAAGCGCTGGGATGCAAACAAGTTGGGTGCGATCATGGCCACAGACGTATTCGGCACCCGCAACACCGGGTTGCGCCTCGGCGGCTGAAGTCGCCGTCCGACGGATGTCCGACTCACCCGCCGAGCTCATGGCGTGCGCGGCGACGGACGACGATGATTGCATTGCTGCGGTGCAGAGCATAGAGGAGGACGCCGGGCTACTGCCCCATCGAGCGGGGCGAAATTGGCCGGGCACAACAACAATGACCTATCAGCACACGCTCACCCGCTATCGCCTTTCCAGGTCCAACCTGTTCGCCCTGACTATCGCCATAGCCGTGGGATCCATAGGCGCCATCACGAGCGGCGCGCCCTCGGCAGCCGCCGACGACGACAGCTGCACGTTCCAGCTGTCGGCACCGCACGCGGAACAACTGCCCGGCGGAAGCAGGACTGCGGTATCGGCGACTCTGGTGGCGACGAAGTGCTCGGGCCTAGCCCAGGCCACAAGCGCCACAGTCTGCATTACCGGCCCCACGGGCAACGACACGTGCTCGTCGAGTCCCGCCTGGTCGACGGCGAGGGCATTCATCAACATGTCAGCGCCGGGAGGCACCTACACCGGCCGCGGCCAGGGCTGCTGGGCGGTCTTCGAGAAAGCTCGGTGCACTGACCTCGGGCCCGTCGGCTCGACGATCTGAGTACCCTCCCTGCGGAACGACACGGCACAACGGCCTTCGTGATCGGCCATTGCGCGGAAGCCGATCGGCCGAACGCCGTCGGGTAGGCGGCGAGAATCTCCCATGGTCAACTGGCGCTCGATACCGAAGTGGCTGCGCGATCTGGAATCGCATTTCCATTGGAACGGTGACGTTTTCAGTGACGGGAAGATCATCGATACGGCCATACCCGGGCACGGCAACCCCAAAGTCATCCCTAAGCCGCCGGCCGTCAGCACGATTCGTGAAAGTCCGCGGCGACCACTGCAGCGTCGATGAGCCCAGTCTGGCCCGGGCGCGGTCTCTGGTCGGGCTCAAGGGCTACGTCACCATTTCGTATGTCCAAGAGCGATCTTCGTGCCCGGCCGATACTCCACCATACGCGTGATGCCATCCAGGCGGCACCTAACGATCGCGTTCACGAACCTGCGGCGGCCCGGGGCCGATCGTCCGCGCCCACAGCGGCCGACCAACGGCATCTGCAGAACTTCCGTCGGGTGTTCCGCGAACGTCAGGTCGGCGGCGCGGACGCGGCCCAAGGCCGCGCAGACCGCGGCGAGCAACGGTCGACAAACGGTAGTCCTGCCCACAGCACCGCCCCAGGTACGGCGCGTTCTGCGCGTCGACCATCGCTTATCAATTAGATAAATAGATATATATATGGTGCGTTCATCGCGCGATCTTTTGCCCACCTAACGATCCATGCAGGTAAGCATCGACCGTCAGCCGTGGGTCCGGCCCCCGCCGTCGCGATGAGCCCTACAGTCGACCAGCCAGACGCCGCAGCGGAGACCCCCCGGGGAGCGCGGCGCCGTGTGCAGCACCGATGCACCCGAGGGGGAAGGACTACTGATCAAATCGGTCGCCGTCTGCAGCCTCGACCGCATCTAGATGTCGGGCG
Protein-coding regions in this window:
- a CDS encoding SDR family NAD(P)-dependent oxidoreductase; the protein is MTGLLDGKVALVTGAGHGIGRGHALELAKHGATVIINDLGTSLSGEGTGKVADEVVQIIESRGGKAVSDFSDVGDEEQVDLAVERAYSQLGRLDIVVNNAGIVRDKAIWNMTLDDFDLVMRVHVRGSWLTSRAVARKWRDESKANGSTVYGRIINTTSGAGLHGHFGQTNYSAAKAAIVGLTQTLSLELASIGATVNAISPGGRTRMSASMPGAQAPIEPDERAEDEFDPKDPSLGSPVVAWLASPEAGHISGQVIRAMGENIQLLKGWHPVASVSNGQKRWDANKLGAIMATDVFGTRNTGLRLGG